In one window of Cytophagaceae bacterium ABcell3 DNA:
- a CDS encoding diacylglycerol kinase family lipid kinase encodes MPRNREKKRLLFVLNPIAGGKKKQDIPSILKGFCADNGFLYDIFETTGKNDHQLIEDQLILFPYHGVVAIGGDGTVNLVGNVLVGKNIPLGILPMGSANGLAKDLDIPEEVDEALKIIAKFRPRFIDTLKVNGFNAFHISDLGFNARVIHRFAKSLLRGKFLYVWYGVLEFLTFKPFKYTIETPISRYDGEAFMMVITNASKFGTNVSINPLGNIRDGYFEIDIVRPFPKLHSFHIMYYLLSGKIHKSKYYKIIRTKRAVIYNLDNETFHIDGEPFPAVEKLLIEEFPKGLKVLLP; translated from the coding sequence ATGCCCCGAAATAGAGAAAAAAAACGGCTGCTGTTTGTGCTTAACCCTATTGCAGGAGGTAAAAAAAAACAGGATATCCCCAGTATCTTAAAAGGGTTCTGTGCTGATAACGGTTTTTTATATGATATTTTTGAAACTACAGGCAAGAATGATCACCAGCTAATAGAGGATCAGCTCATATTGTTCCCATACCATGGCGTAGTTGCCATTGGGGGCGATGGAACGGTAAATTTGGTCGGAAACGTACTGGTAGGAAAAAATATCCCTTTGGGCATTCTGCCTATGGGTTCTGCTAATGGGCTTGCAAAAGACCTGGATATACCAGAAGAGGTTGATGAAGCATTAAAGATAATAGCAAAATTTAGGCCTCGGTTTATCGATACATTAAAGGTAAATGGTTTTAATGCTTTTCATATCAGTGACCTTGGTTTTAATGCACGGGTCATCCATCGTTTTGCGAAAAGTCTATTAAGGGGAAAGTTTCTCTATGTGTGGTATGGAGTCCTTGAGTTTTTGACTTTTAAGCCTTTTAAATACACTATTGAAACCCCGATTAGTCGCTATGATGGAGAGGCCTTTATGATGGTGATTACAAATGCCAGTAAGTTTGGCACTAATGTGTCCATAAACCCGCTTGGAAATATACGTGATGGGTATTTTGAAATAGACATTGTTCGCCCTTTTCCAAAGCTGCACAGTTTTCATATCATGTATTATCTCTTAAGCGGGAAAATACATAAATCTAAATATTATAAAATAATAAGGACTAAAAGGGCCGTAATTTATAACTTGGACAATGAAACTTTCCACATTGATGGAGAGCCTTTTCCGGCAGTGGAAAAACTATTAATCGAAGAGTTCCCCAAGGGGCTTAAGGTCTTGCTGCCCTAG
- a CDS encoding J domain-containing protein — protein MLKLIGKRVFVMFDQYYNILGLKPGASENQIRKAFKKKAKKFHPDLNDSPDAQQMFVKIQEAYDVLLKKKPIFTSSYQQPDPAAVRRKEEKRKFQERVREIKKNARERAYKDYLRFRRSVYFTLARFSYLFLLFTGIIFLIAPIIVFFLIKDRAIMISLFSVPIGIHIINVTYQHYRSLYPPQERSRFFLERILDRYIKVHDPVLLRGFIGVSVIATMMVFCLLTRAGANTALAALLAPFPVIFSFAVHAGSKSLISKKKEQ, from the coding sequence TTGCTTAAGTTAATAGGAAAGCGTGTTTTTGTGATGTTTGATCAGTACTATAATATTTTGGGATTAAAACCTGGTGCCTCAGAAAATCAAATAAGGAAAGCATTTAAGAAAAAAGCGAAGAAGTTTCACCCAGACCTTAATGATTCTCCTGATGCGCAGCAGATGTTTGTGAAAATTCAGGAGGCGTATGATGTGCTTCTGAAGAAGAAGCCTATTTTTACAAGTTCCTATCAGCAGCCAGACCCCGCAGCAGTACGACGTAAGGAGGAAAAACGCAAATTTCAAGAAAGGGTGCGGGAAATTAAAAAAAATGCTCGAGAGCGTGCATATAAAGATTACCTCCGTTTTCGGCGGTCAGTATATTTTACCTTAGCCAGGTTTTCATATTTGTTTTTGTTATTTACGGGTATTATTTTTTTGATAGCGCCTATCATTGTCTTTTTTTTGATCAAAGATAGGGCGATCATGATTTCTTTGTTTAGCGTCCCAATCGGAATACATATTATCAATGTCACTTATCAGCACTACAGAAGTTTGTACCCGCCACAGGAAAGGAGTAGGTTCTTTCTGGAGAGAATTCTGGACCGTTACATAAAAGTGCATGACCCTGTATTGCTTAGGGGGTTTATTGGAGTATCTGTTATTGCTACCATGATGGTTTTTTGCTTACTTACACGGGCAGGAGCAAACACTGCATTGGCTGCTTTGTTAGCGCCGTTTCCTGTAATTTTTAGTTTTGCGGTTCATGCTGGGAGCAAGAGTCTGATTAGTAAAAAAAAGGAGCAGTAA
- a CDS encoding DUF4129 domain-containing protein, with amino-acid sequence MRFNINILKNIILGFVLLLALPMSVCAENDNRFFDKEKIEEYRANKQFAYTLDDAPRSPSWLERLLNYIFGDGDFSGMANVGEVLLWVAILALIVFVVFKLLKVDFASLWRSDANVPAINSEEGELPSTPDLQMLLEKAVETQDFRNAVRYYYLIILQELGQRNFIRWAAEKTNRDYLSEIKNPSLKPGFRNVSSVFDHIWYGGFELSEERYKQIDHSFADFLHKLKRSH; translated from the coding sequence ATGAGGTTCAATATTAACATATTGAAAAATATTATTTTAGGCTTTGTTCTTCTACTTGCCTTGCCTATGTCTGTTTGTGCAGAGAATGATAATAGGTTTTTTGATAAGGAGAAAATAGAAGAGTACAGGGCTAACAAGCAGTTTGCATATACCCTGGACGACGCTCCTCGTTCGCCTAGTTGGCTGGAAAGATTATTGAATTATATATTTGGTGATGGTGACTTTTCAGGAATGGCCAATGTTGGAGAAGTGTTGCTGTGGGTGGCGATTTTAGCATTGATTGTTTTTGTTGTTTTCAAGCTGCTTAAGGTAGATTTCGCCTCGCTTTGGCGTAGTGACGCTAATGTGCCTGCCATTAACTCAGAGGAAGGTGAACTTCCTTCTACTCCTGACCTGCAAATGCTTTTGGAGAAGGCTGTTGAAACGCAGGATTTCAGAAATGCCGTTCGTTATTATTATTTAATCATATTGCAAGAGCTTGGCCAGCGGAACTTTATTCGTTGGGCAGCCGAAAAAACTAACAGAGATTACCTAAGCGAAATTAAAAATCCTAGCCTTAAACCGGGTTTTCGGAATGTGTCTTCTGTATTTGACCATATATGGTATGGAGGTTTTGAGTTGAGCGAGGAACGTTATAAGCAAATAGACCATAGTTTTGCAGACTTTCTTCATAAATTAAAAAGAAGCCATTGA
- a CDS encoding stage II sporulation protein M encodes MKEISFIKSNAGKWKKLEDGLKNNTINDPDQLAAMYIELTDDLAYAKTKYKEGKTVAYLNGLASSVHQRVYRNRKEKKDRFAHFWLVELPLLMAQNRQYLLYSFVVFLVSAGIGVISAAYDDSFVRLILGDRYVDMTLENIDSGDPMAVYKSMHQAEMFLGITFNNIRVSFLVFAFGVMFSAGTFYLLMTNGIMLGSFQYFFYDQDLLLTSFLTIWIHGTLEISAIIIAGCGGVVMGNSILFPGTYSRMQSFQKGALKGMKIVIGVLPLFIVAGFLESFVTRLTGMHDALKLLIIILSALFVVFYFIVYPSRLKDKIDYGK; translated from the coding sequence ATGAAGGAGATTTCCTTTATAAAGTCTAACGCTGGCAAGTGGAAAAAACTGGAAGATGGGCTTAAAAATAACACCATCAATGACCCGGACCAATTGGCAGCCATGTACATTGAGCTTACCGACGACTTGGCTTATGCCAAAACCAAATATAAAGAGGGTAAAACCGTGGCTTATCTCAACGGTCTTGCCTCTTCTGTGCACCAACGTGTGTACAGAAACCGGAAAGAGAAAAAAGATAGGTTTGCACATTTCTGGCTGGTCGAACTCCCTCTGTTAATGGCTCAAAATAGACAATACCTACTATACTCTTTTGTGGTGTTTTTAGTTTCGGCTGGCATAGGCGTTATCTCTGCTGCTTATGACGACTCTTTTGTAAGGTTAATTTTAGGAGACAGGTATGTAGACATGACTTTAGAAAATATAGATAGCGGTGATCCTATGGCTGTTTATAAATCAATGCATCAGGCCGAAATGTTTTTGGGCATCACATTTAATAATATCCGCGTGTCTTTTTTGGTGTTTGCTTTTGGGGTCATGTTTTCTGCGGGTACTTTCTACTTGCTAATGACCAATGGCATAATGCTTGGGTCTTTTCAGTATTTCTTTTATGACCAAGATCTGTTGTTAACTTCATTTTTAACAATTTGGATTCATGGAACCTTAGAGATTTCTGCTATTATTATAGCAGGTTGTGGTGGCGTGGTTATGGGCAATAGTATACTGTTTCCTGGAACCTATTCCCGTATGCAATCCTTTCAAAAAGGTGCGTTAAAAGGTATGAAAATCGTTATTGGCGTGCTTCCTTTGTTTATTGTTGCGGGTTTTCTGGAAAGTTTTGTTACCAGACTTACTGGCATGCATGATGCTTTGAAACTATTGATTATTATATTGTCTGCACTGTTTGTAGTGTTTTATTTTATTGTATACCCCTCAAGACTAAAGGATAAAATAGATTATGGAAAATAG
- the murQ gene encoding N-acetylmuramic acid 6-phosphate etherase: MKLTESPSPYHHLEKMSVSELLHNMNKEDKTVPNAVEKAIPQIEKLVNAIVQKMQAGGRLFYVGAGTSGRLAIADASECPPTYGVPPELVTGLIAGGEKAIRQAVEFAEDDPTQAHKDLEEQNISSKDVLIGISASGKTPYVTGAVAYCNNKKILTGCITCNPDTPLAEIANYPVEVITGPEFVTGSTRLKAGTAQKLTLNMISTSVMIRLGRVKDNKMVDMQLNNNKLFHRGIKMLAEELKIEKEDAEALLKKHGSVRKAAEWYKANART, encoded by the coding sequence ATGAAACTGACCGAATCACCATCGCCTTACCATCATCTGGAAAAAATGTCTGTCTCAGAGCTGCTGCACAACATGAACAAAGAGGACAAAACAGTCCCCAATGCAGTAGAGAAAGCTATTCCCCAGATAGAGAAGTTGGTCAATGCCATTGTACAGAAAATGCAGGCAGGAGGACGGCTTTTTTACGTTGGTGCCGGGACTAGTGGCAGGCTTGCTATTGCAGATGCCTCAGAATGCCCCCCTACCTATGGAGTACCGCCGGAGCTGGTAACCGGGCTGATAGCCGGTGGCGAAAAAGCCATCAGGCAAGCAGTAGAATTTGCCGAAGACGACCCGACGCAGGCACACAAAGACTTAGAAGAGCAGAACATCAGTAGCAAAGATGTATTGATAGGCATTTCGGCCTCAGGTAAAACACCTTATGTAACAGGGGCGGTAGCCTATTGCAACAACAAAAAGATACTGACAGGATGTATCACCTGCAATCCCGACACCCCACTGGCTGAAATAGCCAATTACCCTGTAGAGGTTATTACCGGCCCTGAATTTGTCACAGGCAGTACCCGCCTTAAAGCCGGAACAGCACAGAAGTTGACTTTGAACATGATTTCAACCTCCGTTATGATCAGGTTAGGCCGGGTAAAGGACAACAAAATGGTTGATATGCAGCTAAACAACAACAAACTTTTCCACAGAGGAATCAAAATGTTGGCTGAAGAGTTAAAGATAGAAAAAGAAGATGCGGAAGCGCTGCTCAAAAAGCACGGCAGTGTCAGAAAAGCCGCCGAATGGTATAAAGCAAATGCACGAACTTGA
- a CDS encoding metallophosphoesterase, with protein sequence METQVWEYFLLVFALISAVVSWYVLTRHKTKRPYYVKAERDWHKRKAAAESHIDYSVFLIGDAGANTRENPEPTLDILRNQLLESGKQSAVFFLGDNIYPKGMVEPEHKLYNEAVESLMSQLHIVDDYLGRVCIISGNHDWNKGRKGGLRAVLRQQDFVDDYFGNESVFLPRNGCPGPTEIKLTEDLTAIIINTQWWVHNGKRPIGKKDGCNINSEEEFFETLKKILDRNKSRKVLVAGHHPMYSKASHGGKFDPKQHIFPLTAIHKKAYVPLPVAGSLYPMYRKFIGAREDISHPLYRRMRKKMLQIFRQYPNLVYAAGHDHNLQYIRKGKQHYIVSGAGSKVTYVTKGKGAAFTHAHKGFFRINYLSTGEVNIEAWEPNIDGSPRLAYRGHIEQSRAARP encoded by the coding sequence ATGGAAACACAGGTATGGGAATATTTTTTACTGGTTTTTGCCCTTATTTCGGCAGTAGTCTCATGGTATGTCCTTACCAGGCATAAAACAAAACGTCCCTATTATGTAAAAGCAGAAAGGGACTGGCACAAACGAAAAGCTGCCGCAGAGAGCCATATCGATTATTCAGTTTTTTTGATTGGAGATGCTGGCGCAAATACCAGAGAAAATCCGGAGCCTACGCTGGATATATTGAGAAATCAGCTATTGGAGTCGGGCAAGCAAAGTGCTGTGTTTTTTTTGGGTGACAATATCTACCCTAAAGGTATGGTCGAGCCAGAACACAAACTGTACAATGAAGCTGTAGAAAGCCTGATGAGCCAGCTTCATATCGTAGACGACTATTTGGGCAGGGTTTGTATTATCTCTGGAAACCATGACTGGAACAAAGGTCGTAAAGGTGGCTTAAGGGCTGTATTAAGGCAACAAGATTTCGTAGACGACTATTTTGGAAACGAAAGTGTTTTTTTACCAAGAAATGGTTGCCCCGGCCCAACAGAAATTAAACTAACAGAAGACCTAACTGCCATCATTATCAACACCCAATGGTGGGTGCATAATGGGAAAAGGCCTATAGGAAAAAAAGACGGCTGCAATATTAACAGTGAGGAAGAGTTTTTTGAAACACTCAAAAAAATATTAGACAGAAATAAGTCTCGCAAAGTACTGGTAGCAGGCCATCACCCCATGTACAGCAAGGCATCACACGGAGGCAAGTTTGACCCTAAGCAACATATTTTCCCACTTACAGCTATCCATAAAAAAGCTTATGTCCCCTTACCGGTGGCAGGGTCTCTATATCCAATGTACCGAAAATTTATAGGTGCCAGAGAAGACATTTCACACCCGCTTTACAGACGGATGCGAAAAAAAATGTTACAAATATTCCGCCAATACCCTAATCTGGTATACGCTGCTGGACATGACCACAATTTGCAATACATCAGGAAAGGGAAACAGCATTATATTGTAAGTGGAGCTGGTTCTAAAGTTACCTATGTAACAAAAGGCAAAGGCGCCGCTTTTACCCATGCCCATAAAGGCTTTTTCAGAATCAACTACTTGAGCACAGGGGAAGTAAACATAGAAGCTTGGGAACCCAACATAGATGGAAGCCCGCGGCTTGCCTATCGGGGACACATTGAACAATCTAGGGCAGCAAGACCTTAA
- a CDS encoding acyl-CoA thioesterase, with amino-acid sequence MDEATVKKRIEESTTSIFKAVFPNTTNHYDTLFGGTAMQMMDEVAFITATRFCRKKIVTISSDKINFTKPIPAGTIIELRGRVSRVGKTSMTVSVEVFVEEMFNDGRDCAINGSFTFVAIGENKKAVRIIE; translated from the coding sequence ATGGACGAGGCAACAGTAAAAAAAAGGATAGAGGAATCAACCACCAGCATTTTTAAAGCAGTATTCCCTAATACCACCAACCATTATGACACCTTATTCGGAGGTACCGCCATGCAAATGATGGATGAAGTAGCTTTTATTACCGCTACCAGATTTTGCAGAAAGAAAATAGTTACCATCTCATCCGATAAAATCAACTTTACCAAACCCATACCGGCAGGAACCATTATAGAACTAAGAGGAAGAGTATCGAGAGTCGGAAAAACCAGCATGACTGTTTCGGTAGAAGTTTTTGTAGAAGAAATGTTTAACGATGGCCGAGACTGTGCCATCAATGGCTCTTTCACTTTTGTAGCTATTGGGGAGAACAAGAAAGCGGTAAGGATTATAGAATAA
- a CDS encoding class I SAM-dependent RNA methyltransferase, with translation MLHAKDKRLIHITTARKSAGYVKQEVEALGYKVQTVTENGLFLKGDYRDCINLNFNLRTAYRVMWHLKDMHTPGPDQLYKEAKKFPWEELIDADGYISIQSFVKNDQILDTRFANVRLKDAIVDRINDKLGRRPDSGPDTSRTVIYLYWVENKASVYLDTSGGALSKHGYRKMPYKAPMVESLAASTIAASGWDMNSNFINPMCGSGTLAIEAALLAINKVPGLLKDNFGFMHTKLYDPVDFREVKRKAMSQLREMGDFKIVASDLNPVAVHAAKTNAEIAGVADLIEFKVCDFRDTPVYEGGGVVMVNPEYGERLGDEEALVPVYKALGDFFKSKCQGYKGYIFTGNLNLAKNIGLRTSKRVEFYNGRIECRLLEYELYRGSKKKTGKG, from the coding sequence ATGTTACATGCAAAAGATAAAAGGCTTATCCATATCACTACAGCGCGCAAATCTGCTGGATATGTGAAGCAAGAGGTTGAAGCTTTGGGTTATAAGGTGCAGACCGTTACAGAAAACGGATTGTTCCTGAAAGGTGATTATAGAGACTGTATTAACCTAAACTTTAACCTGCGAACTGCATATCGGGTTATGTGGCATTTAAAAGATATGCATACACCAGGACCTGACCAGTTATATAAGGAAGCGAAAAAGTTTCCTTGGGAAGAATTGATAGATGCCGATGGCTATATCAGTATTCAGTCTTTTGTGAAAAATGACCAAATTCTTGATACTCGCTTTGCCAATGTCAGACTGAAAGATGCAATTGTAGATAGGATCAACGATAAACTGGGCCGTAGGCCTGACTCTGGTCCAGATACCAGCCGGACAGTAATATATCTTTATTGGGTAGAAAATAAAGCCTCTGTTTATCTGGACACTTCTGGTGGGGCTTTGTCTAAACACGGATATAGGAAAATGCCTTACAAGGCTCCTATGGTCGAGAGTTTAGCGGCCAGTACTATTGCTGCCAGTGGCTGGGATATGAATTCTAATTTTATCAATCCTATGTGTGGCAGTGGTACGCTGGCTATTGAAGCTGCTTTGTTGGCTATAAACAAAGTACCTGGTCTTTTGAAGGACAATTTTGGATTTATGCATACCAAGCTCTATGACCCTGTTGATTTTAGGGAAGTGAAACGGAAGGCCATGTCTCAATTGAGGGAAATGGGAGACTTCAAGATCGTAGCTTCTGATCTTAACCCTGTAGCTGTTCATGCGGCCAAAACAAATGCAGAAATCGCTGGTGTGGCTGATTTAATCGAATTTAAAGTGTGTGACTTTAGGGATACTCCTGTGTATGAAGGTGGGGGCGTGGTGATGGTAAACCCTGAATATGGAGAACGGTTAGGAGATGAGGAGGCGCTTGTCCCTGTTTACAAAGCTTTAGGGGACTTTTTCAAGTCTAAATGTCAAGGGTATAAAGGCTATATTTTTACAGGAAACTTGAATTTGGCAAAAAACATTGGTTTGAGGACGAGCAAAAGGGTCGAATTTTACAACGGACGGATTGAGTGCCGCTTGTTGGAATATGAGCTATATAGAGGATCAAAGAAGAAAACGGGCAAGGGTTAA
- a CDS encoding RDD family protein: protein MQTINIDTTQNVSISYQLANVGERIIANLIDYIFLGIYMLLISYLFSLSGFSGDSIGLWMLFTLPPFFYQLFFELVMHGQSPGMRIRKIKVIRLDGKQPSIGNYLLRWLLRPVDILLTTGLVSIISIAVSKNGQRLGDMAAGTTVVKLQEDNLLSNTIFEEVNEDYKVKYPQVEKLSTKDVEIIKESLSIYEKSNNIQPVIATAKKIRTYLNIEGNKSSVPFLKRVVKDYNYIHGKA from the coding sequence ATGCAAACCATTAATATAGATACTACTCAAAACGTTTCAATCTCCTACCAGCTTGCAAATGTAGGCGAAAGAATCATTGCAAACCTGATAGATTACATTTTTCTTGGCATATACATGCTACTTATCTCCTACTTGTTCAGCCTCTCCGGCTTTTCGGGAGATTCCATTGGTTTATGGATGCTGTTTACCTTGCCTCCTTTTTTCTACCAACTCTTTTTTGAACTGGTTATGCATGGCCAAAGTCCCGGAATGCGTATACGTAAAATAAAAGTAATAAGATTAGATGGTAAACAACCCAGTATCGGCAACTATTTATTGCGCTGGCTCCTGAGACCGGTAGACATATTGTTGACTACTGGTTTAGTAAGCATCATATCTATAGCAGTATCGAAAAATGGTCAAAGGCTAGGCGATATGGCAGCAGGCACTACTGTGGTAAAGCTACAAGAAGACAACTTACTGAGCAATACCATTTTTGAAGAAGTAAACGAGGATTACAAAGTAAAGTATCCACAAGTGGAAAAGCTAAGCACAAAAGATGTTGAGATAATAAAAGAAAGCTTATCCATTTATGAGAAAAGCAACAACATACAACCGGTAATTGCCACAGCCAAGAAAATTAGGACTTACTTAAATATTGAAGGAAATAAATCATCCGTACCTTTTCTCAAGAGGGTAGTAAAAGATTATAATTATATTCACGGGAAAGCATAA
- a CDS encoding IS3 family transposase, with protein sequence MDHRKEYAVEKMCRTFNVARNSFYEWKKEKQLKLAQQRAILLKEIKTVHELSNGTYGSPRITLDLRKKGFAVSRPRVARIMKDHGIRSVVSKKFKVCTTDSNHGFSISPNVLDRSFKPESPSKSWVSDITYIRTNEAWLYLTMIMDLYDRKIIGWSMSTSMHAYETVVPAWRMALINRPVFQELVFHSDRGVQYACKEFRDELGKLNVTQSMSRKGNCWDNAVAESFFKTLKSETGYRKYESIKQAKKGLFEYIEIWYNRTRRHSSLGYLSPEEFYNIHRKSAA encoded by the coding sequence ATGGATCATAGAAAAGAGTATGCTGTTGAAAAGATGTGTAGGACATTTAATGTTGCCAGGAACAGCTTTTATGAGTGGAAGAAGGAGAAACAACTCAAACTGGCTCAACAAAGAGCGATATTGCTAAAGGAAATCAAAACAGTGCATGAGTTAAGCAATGGTACCTATGGAAGTCCTAGAATTACATTAGATCTTAGAAAAAAGGGTTTTGCAGTATCCAGGCCAAGGGTTGCCAGGATCATGAAAGACCACGGAATCAGGAGTGTTGTAAGTAAAAAATTTAAAGTCTGCACAACTGATTCAAACCATGGATTTAGCATCAGTCCTAACGTTCTTGATAGATCTTTTAAACCTGAAAGCCCTTCAAAATCATGGGTATCAGACATAACTTATATCCGGACAAATGAGGCATGGTTATACCTGACCATGATTATGGACTTATATGATAGGAAAATAATAGGATGGTCTATGTCCACTTCGATGCATGCATATGAAACAGTAGTGCCTGCATGGAGGATGGCACTGATAAACAGACCTGTTTTTCAAGAGCTGGTTTTTCATTCAGACAGAGGCGTGCAGTATGCATGCAAAGAGTTCAGGGATGAGCTTGGTAAGCTAAATGTTACTCAGAGCATGAGCAGAAAAGGGAATTGCTGGGACAATGCAGTGGCTGAAAGCTTCTTCAAAACCCTGAAATCTGAAACTGGTTACCGGAAATATGAATCAATAAAGCAGGCAAAAAAGGGATTGTTTGAATACATTGAGATATGGTACAACAGGACCAGAAGACATTCCTCTCTTGGATATCTTTCTCCTGAAGAATTTTATAATATTCATAGAAAAAGTGCTGCGTAA
- a CDS encoding transposase, with protein MSKRERRSYDHEFKTMAVELHLSGKTSTAVGKELGIGPDLVRRWSREMKTNGAASFPGNGKQNLSEEQKEIHALRKALKESELEREILKKAVSIFSRGDSKYTNS; from the coding sequence ATGAGTAAAAGAGAAAGAAGGTCATATGACCACGAATTTAAAACAATGGCTGTAGAGCTGCATTTAAGCGGGAAGACCAGTACCGCTGTTGGGAAAGAATTAGGCATTGGTCCTGATTTAGTAAGGAGATGGTCACGTGAAATGAAGACGAATGGCGCTGCCAGTTTTCCAGGAAATGGGAAACAGAACCTTTCAGAAGAACAAAAAGAAATTCATGCCTTGAGGAAAGCCTTAAAGGAATCTGAGCTTGAAAGGGAAATCCTAAAAAAGGCGGTAAGCATCTTTTCCAGGGGAGACAGCAAATATACCAATTCATAA
- a CDS encoding methyltransferase domain-containing protein, which produces MWQILNDNELLKGKVLDFSPNRCLHKNFKKTLKDDYISTDYEGEFFADYAYDITGIFEPNNKFDLVICYHILEHIPEDQKAINELHRVLKIGGKCYIQTPFKEGDTYEDPSITTPEERKKHFGQEDHVRIYSVEGLKNRLQKAGFKVTPLNFAEGSNNYFGFKEKETVLLAEKIL; this is translated from the coding sequence TTGTGGCAGATCTTGAACGACAATGAACTGCTAAAAGGCAAAGTACTGGATTTTTCGCCAAACAGGTGCCTGCACAAAAACTTCAAAAAAACACTCAAAGATGACTATATAAGTACTGACTATGAGGGAGAGTTTTTTGCAGACTATGCTTATGACATAACAGGCATATTTGAACCAAACAACAAATTTGACTTAGTTATTTGTTACCATATTTTAGAGCATATTCCAGAAGACCAGAAAGCCATTAACGAACTTCACCGTGTGCTGAAAATTGGAGGCAAGTGTTATATACAGACCCCATTTAAAGAAGGGGACACTTATGAAGACCCTAGCATAACCACGCCCGAAGAAAGGAAAAAACACTTTGGACAAGAGGACCATGTGCGCATTTACTCTGTAGAAGGCCTTAAAAACCGCCTTCAAAAAGCAGGTTTTAAGGTAACACCGCTTAACTTTGCAGAAGGAAGCAATAATTACTTTGGGTTTAAGGAAAAAGAAACTGTATTATTGGCAGAAAAAATACTTTAA
- a CDS encoding cytochrome b5 domain-containing protein translates to MEDLPTYTRSQLALRNGSDKEEIWCAYKGIIYDVTKSRMWRNGKHYEHWAGQDLTEELAEAPHNENVFDKFKAVGKLN, encoded by the coding sequence ATGGAAGATCTTCCTACATATACCCGCTCACAGTTAGCGCTTAGAAATGGTTCGGACAAAGAAGAAATTTGGTGCGCTTACAAAGGCATTATTTATGATGTTACAAAATCCAGAATGTGGCGCAACGGAAAGCACTACGAACATTGGGCCGGGCAGGACCTGACTGAAGAATTGGCTGAAGCCCCGCACAATGAAAATGTTTTTGATAAATTTAAAGCCGTCGGCAAGTTAAATTAA
- a CDS encoding transcription elongation protein SprT has product MLSVKFRNVIQKYLPEEAVDYCCDLWESHRFDFKVTRRRATKLGDYRYYFQTGRHCITVNGDLNPYSFLITYLHEVAHLKTNLAHGRHVKPHGEEWKENFSSLLLAVRDVFPEEILKPLDNYIKNPKASSCSDAALLKALNGCEKGEPTVYLSEVSLGESFIFNKKIYVKEQRKRTRSVCCEVSTGRKFLIPDAAPIYKVEE; this is encoded by the coding sequence ATGCTTTCAGTAAAGTTTAGAAATGTAATTCAGAAATACCTTCCAGAAGAGGCGGTAGATTATTGCTGTGATTTGTGGGAGAGCCACAGGTTTGATTTTAAAGTTACCCGCCGAAGGGCTACTAAGCTTGGTGATTATCGCTATTATTTCCAAACGGGTAGGCATTGCATAACGGTCAATGGCGACTTGAACCCATATTCGTTTCTGATAACGTATTTACATGAAGTAGCCCACTTGAAAACCAACTTGGCCCATGGCAGACATGTAAAACCCCACGGGGAAGAGTGGAAGGAGAACTTCTCTTCTTTGTTGTTGGCGGTAAGGGATGTTTTTCCGGAAGAAATATTGAAGCCCTTGGACAATTACATCAAGAATCCCAAAGCGTCTTCTTGTAGCGATGCGGCGCTGTTGAAAGCGCTCAATGGCTGCGAGAAAGGAGAGCCTACAGTATACTTGTCGGAGGTCTCTTTGGGAGAAAGCTTTATTTTCAATAAAAAAATTTACGTAAAAGAGCAGCGAAAGAGAACACGATCTGTTTGCTGTGAGGTCAGTACGGGGCGGAAGTTTCTTATACCCGATGCAGCACCTATTTATAAGGTGGAAGAATAG